The Xenopus laevis strain J_2021 chromosome 4L, Xenopus_laevis_v10.1, whole genome shotgun sequence genomic sequence ACTCCCTCTTTGATGTTGACTGAACCTATTCAGATCTTGTTTGATCGTTGGGTCTTATTTGAGTGCACCTCTGCTGGAGACATTTTGGCCTTATTGGCAAATCATCAGCTCTAGAAAACACAACTTTTCACgtataaagaaataattttagGTGTATTtcaatttttgtctttttaaatattgactgATTTGTTCATCTTCTGGTACAATGTAAAGCCTCACCTGAGTGAGGAATTACTGGGAGATATTTTAGGATTCATATTACACAGCTTTGTTGCCAAATGACTGGTGCCATGTTAAAATATGTAAGTGTAAATAAATCTTTAGTAGCATATCATGTTTAATATCCTTTACTTAGTGTGAGAATACAGCACACAGCTTGTATTATGTCACTGTATGTCTGCATATGGCTCCTCACTGCTGGATTTTATTGTAAGTGAAATTATAAATGCAATTGAGACATTCTGGTTcgtaaaatccaattttattctTTGGCTGTACGTATACAGCATTGTATGTAAGATAAAAATTTATACAGCATAAATATTATGAAACCTCTGACCTTGTTCTCTTCATTATGGAAAGTGTCACAGCTTGCTGGGGTTGTGTTGCATTGAGTATTACTCAGAGCAATAAATGGACCAGTCTGGCAAACAATAAACATGATGCTTCTGCTGTGGAGTATGTGATAAAATGTCACCAACATGTCCCTTATTTATTTCCTAGCTCCTCTCAGTCCAGTTTCCTCACTCCCAGTTTCAAAGGCCCCTTGGCTGCTCTTCTCTCAGCCCTTTTGGCTTCTATTTCTTTTTGACGCTCTTCTCGCTTTTTCCGGGCAATTTCAGCTTTACTGAGACCTAAAAAAGAAAGGTTAATTACCATTACCCAACCCAACACATCATCTCTAATGGAAGGAAGAGTGAAACTTACCCTGATCTGCTTCCACGGATTCCCAATTGTCTTCTCCTCCCCAATCCCCAGGGCTGTCTGAATTCCGACTATCATCGGTTTTCTGATGGgaagcaaagaaaaaatataaggCTGCAGCTTAAAGGGACCCACAAAATTGAGGAttcttggatttggctgaataaacCACAAACTAAAACAGTGGTTTTCTTCTCATTTAGTTCTGCGTAGCGAGAGGATAGACTTAAGGAGGTTTCTcccctttaactttaagtatgatatagaaagtggtactcagagacaatttgcaattggtttttattatgtgtttgagttatttagcattttattttagttatctggttgctaggatccaaatgattttgaataagagactggaatatgtataggaaagGGGctggtgagtaataaaaagtagtaataacaatccatttgtacacttaaagagcatttgtttttatatgggtgcagtgacccccatttgaaagctgtaaagagtcaaaagaagaaacactatataaaataatgactaattgaaaagatgcttagaattagccattctacaatatataaaaaattaatcaaAAGGTGACCCACCTTTAAGGGGCAAGATTACACTCATGAACCCATGCACAGAGCATCATAAGAAATGATATGatcatatttcttatattttcttaTGATTATCATATATGATAATCATAAGAACATCTGAAGcctaaatattgcattttactgAGCAAAATCAGGGCATGGCAGTGTCAGAGAGGTGATGTGTTTCAAAAGGTAGGTAGAGAAAATCTACTGCTATTTATTACAACACATTGTAACTAGATACCACTGTTTCTCAGTCATTGGGTGACATGTTTAAGAGCAGTAAACAACAAATTAGAGATAGTTATGGCTTCCTGGGTAGAAAATAAGCTTTatattttactaaacattaccAGAGCAAATCTAAATTCTTTCAACAGATATTCATCTTCTAACTGTCCCTCTGCTACTTCACTGTATGTATTTCCAGTAACATTACAAAGTTGTTCGTAACTAGTACCTGGCTGGAATGCTCTGACAAAGTTGTAAAGAAGTCCCCCTGTTGCCCAGCGGTGCCAGGGCTTTCCCAGTTATAGTCACTAGCAGGGCGTGTTCCTTCTTCAGGCTGCTGAGATTTAGATGCTGTGGGTTTCTTAGCGGGAGGAACAGTTGGAAAGGCATCATCCCATCCCCAGCCATCATCCAGAGCAGAAGTTTTGTTAGGAGGGTGCAAAACCTGCTCTCCTTTGGAACTTGAGGAAGAAGAGTGGACCTGGGGTAATAGGAGAAATAGGTGGAAATAGAGGATAAGGTGCAGAGAAATAATTTTAGAGCAAGATGACAAAAAATAAAGCTTTACAAAGGGCGTAAACTAAGCCAACACATTAAAGTGCTTGTAGGCTGAAAGGAAAGCAAAGATTAGATTAAGTAGCACCCACTTACAGTCTTCTGCTGCGTTTTGCTCTGACCCCAGTCTGTGTCCCAGTCATCATTCACAGTCTGACCCTTGCTCTGGTCTGTGTCCTGCAAGGTAAGTGGGCATATACATTGGgaagtatgctttttttttttaaccaatcacAGAGCACTATGTGTCAGTGCTCATATTTTAATACCAATCTTTTTCCCCCCTACCTCTAAGCTCCCCCAATCTTCATCATCCCATCGATCTAAGGAATCTGAGGCACCTTTTTCTTCTTCGGGTTCATAGCTGGATGGGGTGGTTGAGGCAGCAGGGGGAGCAGATGGTGAAGGAACAGTATCTAATAAAAGACACAGACAATTTAATTAAATAGTATAACAATGATCTCATCAGCCAAGGTGATATAAGATCACCCTCTGTTTCCataattaggaatgcactgaatccaggattcggtttggaattcggcctttttcagaaggattcagcaaaatccttctgcctggccgaaacgaatccaaatttacatatgcaaattaggggcggggagggaaatcgcacaactttgtcacaaaactaggaagtaaaaaatgttttccccttcccacccctaatctgcatatgcaaattcagttcggtatccagccgaatctttcgtgaaggattcaggggttcggccgaatccaaaatagtggattctgtgcatccctacttataatacacaaaagccatgaatatcctttaaattatatccttaatacactaaagccatgaatatcttgtaaattatatccttaaacggtgagttctgatgtcatcagttataaatgtgagttctgatgtcatttctgtcacgtgactcactgaaacttgtgtattataataaataaagtacccccagttgcaaaacatgaggatattagaagttaactcggagttccatgacctgccttCGTCctcatttttatatggtcatgaaactcctcagtaacttgtaatatccttatattttacaagagggggtattttattcactatatcaatgGTGCTCAATGGTAAAGTAATAATGTAGCAGATCTCTTTTTCTGCCTCACTGTAAGAGGCTGATAGTGTAGATTATCTGCACTCACCCGGTTTGCTTGCTTCTATGGtggctggaggtgctggtgcccCTTCTGAAGGAGATGCATCCTGGGCTCCACCCCCTGTGCGGATGAACTTGGAGGTCAAGGAAGAAACACCAGTGACAGCCCAGCCTGCCCATCCTCCCACAACACTTGGGCTTGCTGAAGCTGTGTGGACATCCTTTTCTGCAGAAAATAAGAGGGTAGGCAAttacatttaccgtatatactcgtgtataagccgacccgcgtataagccgaggtacctaattttacctatgaaaaccagaaaaacgtattgactcgcgtataagcctagacacaactatgtTATATATGTTGCTCTTTCTTCGCGGCTGGGATGCCTCACTACAACATGCAGGAGCCGTGAATGCTATGAGCAAGTGTACATGCGTTTGTTCGTTTATAGCTATGTGGTCAGATGCAGCTTGTTCTAACCGGAGTCTAACTACAATATAGTAGTGTGAATGTGAGTGAGCGTATCAAAGAGAATACAGAAAAAGAGTGCCCATTCCATTGAAGTCATGCATGACATGGCAGAACATGTTAGccaacaacccatttaatgagaTTAGGGAGGGCTACCTCATCATGCATATTTAAAGCACTTCAAGTCAAATAACTTGTTTCTCCAATACAATATTCTATTTCACAATCACTTCCTCTTACTGAGACCATGGGCAGCCCAAGTATCCATTTCGTGACACGCCGCgtacatttgtttgtttgtgaGGAGTTCACATGATTTATGTACCACAGGCTAAACGTATTAAACAGATAGCATAGCAAGCACGGAATACTTTACAGGCACTTCGCTTCTGTTGTCAATTACAAACGCCCTTTGCCCTGCCGCAGCTCTGCCCCCGCCTCCTTCCAAGTGGTGGGAGGGTTGGCATTTAGGGTCAGCACATGTACCGACTGTATCCAACGCTAGCGAAATGGAGGAGCGGGATGATAACCGGACTACTACCGGCAGCCCTGAAATAAATGTGCTACCTCATCCTGCTAAAAAACAGAAACTAGAGAAGACGCGTACTCACGGGACCCAAGAAGACGTGCACTCGCGAATCACTGAATGGAGTAGGAGACGCGCAAGCGCAGTTCAACAAAGCTGTCACGTGGGGCACGTACGCCTAGATGACACTTGCGCTGTTGCTCTTCGCGGCTGGGAGGGGGTTTCATCGCTAAAATTTACAGGTAAGGctgctgacccgcgtataagccgaggtaggattttcaagcacattttgggtgctgaaaatctcggcttatacgcgagtatatacggtatatgagaGAAGAAAGGTCAACATTGtggacacattaaaggggttgttcacctttatagtattatatagagatattCAGAGAcgttttgtggattttgagttaatttgcattttattcagcagctctccagtttgccattttagctatctggttgctaggatccagattagcctagcaaccatgcactgatttgaataagagaaaggaatatgaataggagaggtcctgaatagaaatgaagtaataaaaagtagcaataacaataaatttgttttttagatggggtcagtgacccccatttgaaagcaggaaagagtcagaagaaagcaaatactatataaagaaaaaaaagaaggccaattgaaaatttgcttagaattggccattctataacatactaaggttatttactaaaatctgaattcatcCCAttgtcctaataaaaaaaaaaaaagcttgcttgattttgccttatttattaataactttttaatcggatcggtaaaaaaaaaaaatgtaaaaaaatttaagtgAAAACCCAGCACAAACTACGATATCtccaaattgggatagggacatctcccattgacaggtctgagatggtggattttggaatttgggcttttttttttgcccgacctgataaattcgaggtttagtaaataacccccctaaaagttaccttaaagctgAATCACCTCTTAAAAACAATAAGAAAGCAGCTACAAGTTTCTGGAAAGTGGCAAGATGGAGTTCCTAGATCTGTATATCGATGAATTTGTGAGGCCCGAAATGTATCCAGTACAGACCAGAACATGGTTACAAGGCCAAGTTCACATTTTGGATTCTCACATCACAGGTTTGATTTGGCTCAGAGTTGTACTACATTCTGGgttgtactgtctgtttaaacaAAAGATTTCAAGATGCAGATGGCACCAGATGAGATCTATAACCATTGCAACAAATACTGGTGACCTCCTGTGAAAATATGGGCACCAGCACAAGACAGCCTCATTGAAAAAGGgagaattaaaggggatgtaaaggcaaaaaaattaaatccaatttttactttcttaatgaaaaagaaacctctctctctctctaatatgctttaattaaaaaatgtctaccctttttataagaaaaaggactgtatgaagtgaaattcccccttcgttttacttgctctgactgctgcagagagtcccagacggcccctaactgctctgtaggGAAACTGATCATGCTTACAAACTGCAGGAGGAGCTCCCCCACCTTACTTTCCTGACCTTAAGCAGctttttttgtttccctgtagagatttgtatctgcagacccagtgcagtctgcatattctgattattaatcagtcttgctgtatcggtttCTTTGACAGACattatttgacctgtgctgttttgataatttaggaCTATCCCTAagattaacctcccaactgaagcccagaccacattgagcatgtgcgtagtcttggtcttgcaaagatgtttaaaactttgaaaacataaatcatctgTTTAATTAGACTTCTGGTGCAgcatgtttatgttaagtatacaaaatacagcatttttagcattattcgattttagactttacttccgcTTTAACAAAGGAAAGGGGGAAGTGCTGGTGACTGTGCAAACATAGCCACTGGCACAAGATGGGGCTGCATAAAGAGAGAGGAGGCATCACTTGAGTATGAAAGCGGAGGTATTAGTCACTGCTGTGTTTCAAGGAATCTGACTCCATGGTTCAGTaccattatttcaataaaaacagaTTTGTAAGTTGAAAGTTAGACTTACCTAGTTCTGCCAGCTGTGATGGATCCCCGGATACTGTCTCtagtttatccagaaagctgcggaTTGTTTTGAAAGCCTGGAATAAAATGGGAATATAGCTATTAGTCTCTGACATAAATGTAATGTCCCTGGGGCTGATGTGAATTCTGGGGACTCACCTGCTCTCTGACATTTTTCTCTGGATCCAGAGTGACCCCACATAGAACAGGCAGAACCTTTCCAGCGCAGTCTGCCATGGAATAGAAGTTGTGTGTAGCAGCAAAACCAAGAACTCCTGCCGCCCGGGATGGAGCAAACGGATCCTTGGTGGCTCGGCTGAAGGCTGAAATCAGGACCCTCTGACGtgtctgcaaaaagaaaaatgcttgCACTGAGCACATGTTGTTTCCTGGCAACAATTTctggattttaaaggaaaactatacccccaaaatgaatatttaagcaacagatgtagcatattaaagaattttactaaactggtatatatttaagtgaatattgcccttttacatctcttgccttgaacccccatttcgtgatggtctgtgtgctgcctcagagatcaactgaccagaaatactgcagctctaactgtaacagcaagaagtgttgaagcaaaagacagaactctgtctgttaattggctcatgtgaactaacGCGTATAGTTtgcttggtatgtttgtgtgcaccgtaaatcacacaatcccagggggctgcccttattttttttaaaatggcaattttctattaatgattacccaatggcacatactactaaaaaagtatattattatgaaaatggtttatttacatgaagcagggttttacacataagctgttttatgcaacattgtttaggaggtatagttttcctttaagtgacagGACTGTGTATAGCGGTAATTATACCTGTGTATTTAGAACACATATCCAATAgcaatatacacacacagcttACGCATGAACACTTACAGCAGGATTTAAGTACGGAGCGATCTTCCCAAGACAGACAGTTGTGTTACAGCGGATTGGTCCTTGATCATCACGTGCCTGTAGTCTGGCAAAATGCTTCATCAAGTCCATATTGAGGTTATTCTCATTTAGTTTTGGGGCCAACAGCAGCATAGACTTAAGGGAGAGAATAGAATGATTTGGATTATGGATAAATACTCGGCATAAGATCGTTGGTTTGAAGATAACTGTGCATAACTATTCCACCCTACATATTTTAATTGCTATTTTCCTCCTGATTTTTTGGCCCACTTGCCTTTCTGACCCTGCTGtgctcttaaagtgatactgacacttaaactactttttaaaatatgaatgtacattaaacgttacctataggtcatgttgtgccaaaatactttatggcaaagttataagttgctttcaaaaggcaatattatgatagaagtaaataaataaataaataaaaaaaagtttaatttctggtgtaagTATCTCTTTAGGTGTCCATAgatacgatctttcctggaaaagatctttctaaGAAAGACTGttcattttaattagggatgcaccgaatccaggattctgcctttttcagcacgattcagcctaatccttgcacctggccgaaccaaaccctaatttgcatatgtaaattaggggcaggtagggaaatcacaaattttcaccacaaaagaagattttttttccactttttccgtCCCTGTCCCTAATATTCATaagcaaatttggatttggtattcggctgaatctttcaccaaggattcaactgaatcccaaatagtagattcagtgcatccctaatttcaaaacacacgtgtagagctggattgtcagatatacagtacagatagaaacaacagaattctacctgtatctgatgattcagcactaacaatggccaatctaaattttctggccagcccaaccgatatccaagtcttttgtcGATATTGGTCAGCTAGTTTCCCACCACACACACTGAATATTGTACGGAAATTAGTTTTGTATAATATCATTGGTGCATCTTTGGTCATCTTTAGGGAGAATCATACCGCACTCACTACTACTTGCCTGTGGTCACTTCCTACTGAAATAAACAGGAAACCTTTCACATACTAAAGGCTAAACTTGGTTAGAAGTTATAGAACTAAAGTCCATAAAAAGGTTTTATTCTTCCTGGTTATGATATATTTGGTACTGGCAAGTCTCATTCAACTGCACTTGCTCAGCAATCTTTCACCACTAATCCAAGCAGCGTCTGCATCTAAACTGAAGGATAGGGAATTCCCAAATACTGCAGTAAATGTTAGAGATGAAGAGAGTGTATATGTTGTGTTTGTCACGGCACTGCTGTGTTGTATACTAGTTACCTTTACTGTCTGCTCCCGTATAGCAGGGTTGGTGTCCATAAAACCATGAACGACGTGGGGGAAAATCTGTGCGTTGACTGTCGGTTCATTTAAATACTGGATAAAGTTCTCCATCTgccacagaaaaagaaacactcAGTGTACTTGATTATTAGTGAATTATTAGTTAATAATTACAATTGGAGTAAGTATGTACACACACACGTAGCAATTTTGAGTTTTAGGAGGTAAGTACAGGAGAAGTATTATTGGCTTTGCACAATTTGACATATATTATTTGTCCAGGTTGGCTGCAGCTTAACGATGATTGTGCCACTCAGTTTTCAAATGGTGACAAAGATTCTCAGTTTGAGTGAGATTAAAGCTTCGATTGGGCCGTTACAGGACAttcctctttttgtttttgtgccaCTCCAGTGTTACTATAATGTTGTGATTAGGATCTCTCAAGCTTCAGTTTTTAGCAGATTGATCTAGCAGTTTTCTTGCAATATTACCCTGTGTTTTAAATGTATTCCAAcatcttatttcttaaaattccTATCACATGTAACTAACAGGCCTCTCGTCTACTAACAAGGGGATCCATTTTTTGTGAATAATGGCAGCACATTAGCAAACACCGGTGGGAACCCTCTGCCTCCCCTATGAGCAGGGGGCAGGAATTGTCCTCTTGGTCGTTATAGCCACTCAGGCTAGAGAATGACCCCGTTGACTGTCACACGTAGAGGGGTTCTGTTACCCTGAAGGGTGCAGGTAGCCCTGGCCCTGGGTACCACATTTTCCGTTAGATTTTCTTGTTTTATGGGGACAAGGATTTGTCCCTCCTCCTagtaagcaggacacttaaaaactgagggATTATGGCAGTGTGGGGTTAAGCCGGAGTCCCGGACACGCCCCCTCACAAATTagttctaagtgtcctgcctcctagagggtggagcttaacccctagagtccctgtgtcctcctgagacgacagagaaaaaggcattttaagaaaatacattcatggatggtgctgtctgtgatacaAAGAATTCGAAAATCAGTTGGTGGTGGAAACTGTGAGACTTGCACCAAATGAAATGATTTTTGGAGGTATGAGTGCTGACTAAACTCTTGCTGTACATCAATAAATTACAGAATATTTTGTACAGAGATCTGACCACCACACACCCAAGCTCCTTTACTGGAGAAAATACAATCACATTTGTTTACTTTTAGAATAATCTAAGTGCTTATTTACAATGCCCcaggcagtgtacaaagtgcaaacatGGCTGGGATCAGCAATTTTTTGCCCAATGCATGGGACTCTGTGTGAACGCACTCCATTCCCTACCTTGTGTGTCATTCTGAGCCGCAAGATAAAAGTAGCACAGCCTGCATTAGGACCGCTTGCCAGTACGGATTTTTCAACCAGCAcatcgttaaaggaacagtaataccaaaaatgaaagtgttttaaagtactgttgccctgcactggtaaaactgatgtgtttgcttcagaaacactactatagttcatataaacaagctgctgtgtagcaatggcggaaactaaaaaaaataaagtctatatggcacaggttaaagatggatttttgtcttacctgtaaaatccttttctctcttcatcgaaagggggacacaggcactggagggttaacttcaccttccgggaggaaaggacactaaaaacaAGAACTTTGACAGCCCTCCCTGGGGCCAGCCCGCCTATCCCAGCAGGCCACACCCCCACCAGGAGGCTGTCACACCCCAGAACGTTAAAAGTGTAAAAGATAACGGAGGAATTAACTAGAACTGACCAAGGAAGAACCTTGGGCTAACTTGACTGATGTCCACGCAAAAAGGACAAAAAAGGAGCTAAAAACACAAGGGCTTGGGAGCCCCACCAAGGAGGTGATGCTGGATCTAGACAGAACTGTCTGAAGGAACCTGCCGCGGCTAAGCTTGAGATCATAAGGGATGGgcgtgcctgtgtccccctttcgatgaagagagaaaaggattttacaggtaagacaaaaatccatcttactctctcatctcagggggacacaggcactggagggaCGTTCAAGAGCAGTCCCAAGAAGGGTGGGTAGATCAAGCTGAAGATTGCACGACAGCGTGCAGTACCTTCCTACCGAAAACAGCCTCAGAGGAGGAGGCAACATGAACCTGGTAGAAGCGGGTGAAGGTATGGATGGAAGACCAGGTGGCAGCCTTGCAGATCTGCTCCACAGAAGCCATGTTCCGCGCTGCCCAGGAAGCCGCCAGTGATCTGGTCGAGTGGGCCGTGACCCTCAGAGGAGAAGGTTTACCGGCGATCTGGTAGGTCCGGTGAATCGTGGATCGTATCCATCTGGCAAGGGAGGTCTTGGAAGCTTTCAGACCCTTCCGTGGACCAGTAGGGATGACGAGGAGAGCATCACACCTGCGAAAGGATGCGGATCTGTGAACATAATATCTGAGAGCGCGGACCACATCCAGGGAATGTAGTGCAGTCTCCTTAGAACACTTAGGGTGTGGACAGAAGGATGGAACCACAATGTCCTGATTGAGGTGGAAGGCCGATACTACCTTTGGCAGGAAGGTGGGTATGGGCCGGAGcacagccttgtcctggtggAAAATTAAGAAAGGCGAACGGCAGGAAAGTGCTGCTAGCTCGGACACCCGTCTGGCCGACGTGATAGCGAGGAGGAACACGGTCTTCCAGGTGAGAAGGACATCCGAGGCCTGAGCGAGGGGCTCGAAGGGAGCACCCTGCAGAGCCGTCAGGACTAGGTTGAGGTCCCAACCAGGTACAGGTGCCCGAATGGGAGGGGCGAGATGCGCGACTCCCTGCAGGAAGGTCCGAACAGGAGGTTTCAGTGCAATGTTGAGCTGGAAAAGTACGGACAAGGCAGAGATCTGAGACTTGAGGGAGGCAAGGCGAAGGCCTGAATCAAGGCCCTGCTGCAGAAATCCGAGTATGCGGGCCGTGCTGTAACGATGCGGGGGAAAAGAGTGAGCGGTACACCAAGTGATGTAAGTCCTCCATGTTCTGTAATAGATACGAGAGGAGGAAGGTTTTCTGGCAGCAATCATGGTCGCTATCACTCGGTCATCAAACCCCTGCCGTTTGAGGACTAAGGTCTCAAGAGCCAGGCCGTCAAATGGAACAGATGAATATTCGGGTGGAATACTGGGCCCTGGCTTAGAAGATCCTGACGATTTGGAAGATGGATGGGCTCCGTCTCTGCGAGATTGACGAGATCTGCAAACCAGGCCCTTCTGGGCCAGTATGGAGCCACTAGCATGGTCCTGACCCCCTCCCGCTTGATCCTCTTCAGTATCCTGGGGAGGAGAGGTAGGGGGGGGAAGACGTAAACGAAGTGGAACGGCCATGGAGCCGTGAGCGCGTCTACTCCGACGGCCCTTGGATCCCGTGACCGAGACATGAAAAGCGGAGTCTTTGCATTGGTCCTGGAGGCCATCAAGTCGACCTCTGGCATGCCCCATTGGTCGGTCAGAATTGCGAACACTTCTGGGTGCAGGGCCCATTCTCCTTGATCGAGAGTTTCCCTGCTGAGGAAGTCCGCCGTCCAATTTTCCACTCCCGGAATGTGGACTGCGGAAATGGCCGGTACGTACTTCTCCGCCCAGGTGAGAATGCGCGAGGCCTCCTGCATGGCTCCCCTGCTGCGAGTCCCTCCCTGATGGTTGATGTATGCCACCGCCGTGGCATTGTCCGTCTGGACCTTGACGGTCTTGCCCCTGAGGAAGTCTGTCCAGTGAAGGAGAGCCAGGCGAATGGCTCGGAGTTCCAGGACATTGATTGGAAGAGATGTCTCTGAGGGGAGCCATCTGCCCTGTGCTGTCTGGCCCTGACACACCGCACCCCAACCCCGGAGACTGGCATCCGTGGTGAGGATGGTCCAGTGAAGGATTGCAAACGGCTTGCCCTGGCTGAGATTGGCTGGTTGAAGCCACCACCTTAGGGAAGTCCTCGTCggagaggggagagtgatgggAGAGTCCAGACACGTTCTCTCTGGGTCCCAGTGTGTCAGGATGACTCGCTGAAGGGGACGAGTGTGAAGCTGAGCAAAAGGAATGGTATCTATCGCCGAGACCATCAACCCGAGTACCTGCATGCAAGATCTGAGGGGAGTGCATGGCGAGGTCGCCAGAGAGAGAATGCGACTGCGTAGAGTTAGAGCCTTGTCCGCTGGAAGAAAGGTGCGGCAGAGCTGGGTATCGAAGAGAGTCCCCAAGAATGTCATTCTCTGTGCGGGAACCAGGAACGACTTCTTGAAGTTGATGATCCATCCATGTTGTTGTAGGGTCTGGATCACGAGGGACAGATCGGACCGATTTCTCTGGGCTGATGGAGCCTTGATGAGGAGATCGTCCAGGTAGGGGGTCACTGATACCCCCTGAGACCGAAGGAGGGCTAAAACTGGGGCCAGGATCTTGGTGAAGACCCGA encodes the following:
- the scyl1.L gene encoding N-terminal kinase-like protein yields the protein MWFWSRDPARDFPYDVTGEREELPGGWGIQKGKKKTGGDPVSVFTYEIRPGAEEQTQAAKTASKRIKTLKHPNILSYVDGLETDKCLYIVTEPVTPLETYVKLRTDSGGVSELEISWGLHQIVKALSFLVNDGNLIHNNVCMSAVFVDRAGEWKLGGLDYMYTAGAENTAPRKGVEMEKYNPPEKTDRSKTSKEKWSADMWCLGCLIWEVFNGPLPRPTALRSLGKIAKSLVPHYCELVGANPKIRPNPSRFLQNCRSPGGFFCNSFVETNLFLEEIQIKDPAEKQTFFEQLSENLDSFPEDFCRHKILPQLLTAFEFGSAGAVVLPPLFKIGKFLNADEYQQKIIPVVVKMFSSTDRAMRIRLLQQMENFIQYLNEPTVNAQIFPHVVHGFMDTNPAIREQTVKSMLLLAPKLNENNLNMDLMKHFARLQARDDQGPIRCNTTVCLGKIAPYLNPATRQRVLISAFSRATKDPFAPSRAAGVLGFAATHNFYSMADCAGKVLPVLCGVTLDPEKNVREQAFKTIRSFLDKLETVSGDPSQLAELEKDVHTASASPSVVGGWAGWAVTGVSSLTSKFIRTGGGAQDASPSEGAPAPPATIEASKPDTVPSPSAPPAASTTPSSYEPEEEKGASDSLDRWDDEDWGSLEDTDQSKGQTVNDDWDTDWGQSKTQQKTVHSSSSSSKGEQVLHPPNKTSALDDGWGWDDAFPTVPPAKKPTASKSQQPEEGTRPASDYNWESPGTAGQQGDFFTTLSEHSSQKTDDSRNSDSPGDWGGEDNWESVEADQGLSKAEIARKKREERQKEIEAKRAERRAAKGPLKLGVRKLD